The Clostridia bacterium genome segment TCCTTGTCGTATCTCTGGGACAAAATGGCGCTCATGACCGCCGCCGGGCTGGCCGCCATGATCACTAGCACTCCCCTGACTTGCGGGGAAAGGGGCAGCAAACTCGTCATGCTCAAAACAATACACGGCAGCAGCACCAACCGGAGACCGATCACCAGCAGCAGTTTCTTGAGACGTTGGTACTGGCGGAAACCGCTCAAAACCATAAACTGCCCGATGGTGAACATGGCCAGCGCGGAAGTGGCATCCCCGAGCATCTTCACCGGCTGCAGCACGGGGCCGGGAATCTCGATGCCGGACAAAAGGACCAGCAACCCGGCCATAAAACCCACCAGGGGCGGTTCTTTGAACCGGCTGACCAGCGTCTCCCAGAAATTCTTACCTTTCACCCCGAGGAGACTGACGCCCACCGTATACATATACAGATTATGTACCTGGTCGTACAGGGCGCTCATCACCACCCCCGTGTTGCCAAAAACCATGTAGCTTAAGGGAATCCCCATAAAACCGGTATTCCCGAAAATAGAGGAGAAAACAACG includes the following:
- a CDS encoding AEC family transporter — its product is MEQLSASIVAMFGILILSYGAKQARLMPADTNGVLSSLLYNVTSPCLIFTSLAAGPGMEVLRQALVMAGVAFVYCGLACLVAFFFLRKTPPGDKTGGVVVFSSIFGNTGFMGIPLSYMVFGNTGVVMSALYDQVHNLYMYTVGVSLLGVKGKNFWETLVSRFKEPPLVGFMAGLLVLLSGIEIPGPVLQPVKMLGDATSALAMFTIGQFMVLSGFRQYQRLKKLLLVIGLRLVLLPCIVLSMTSLLPLSPQVRGVLVIMAASPAAVMSAILSQRYDKDYEFAVMAVVATTALSVVSMPLIMMLLPM